A stretch of DNA from Vanrija pseudolonga chromosome 6, complete sequence:
AACGACGCGTCTTCTTTGGGGCAGGAGACGGCTCCACAGTGGGCGTCtcatcgacattgacgacgtcAACTGTTGGTGTTGTGGAGGCAGGGGCCGGCGTGTCGTCGATCGCAAAGTCGTCCGCCGTTTCCTCCTTGGGGACTGGTCTGGGAGCGGAGACAGGTCTTGTCGGTGGCGCCGGGTGggcaggaggagctggaCGAGGTTGGTCCGATGTGGCCACTGAAACGGGAGGCACGTTGAGCGGGATGGCGTTTCGAGTGACATGGGGGTCGAGGTAGAAGAGCGAGTTGCCTTGGGACGCGACAAAGTAGTACGAGGATGACGGGCGCCCACCTGCGATGCCGACCGACTGGGGAAAAGTGAACAGGGCCTTGATCGAGTCATAGTAGATTGGGTTAACGCCGTCTACGCCGAGACGCAGGCCGATGAGAATCAGAACCGGCTTGCCGCCCCATGACGTGCGGTGCATTGACGTGGGACGCTGTtttgtcgtcgtctcgcctGGAGTCCATCCCTTGGAGGAAATGTGCGACGCGGCATACACATCCGACTTGTAGATTGTCCCGTCCACAGCCGTGGCCACGGACAGGCCACACATAGGGAACGAGTTGGCAAGCGTCTTGAGAGCACCAGCTGCTGTGCTTGGACCGAACCACTCGCCGACTtccttgccgagctccttACCGACCAGGGCCATGCGATGAACACTGAACGGGGCGACGGGCGAAGGGTCGTCCAAGAACCACGTCAAGAGGCGCACATAAGTGGCGTACGCTTCCAgttcggcgagctcgagcgggtTCTCTGGTGACAACGACGGTCTGTGGAATGGCACACGCCATCCCCTGCCAAGGTGCAGGTGGATTAGGGCGTTGGCCAGCATGCTCTGCCCTGTTCGGAGCATGCAGCCCCAACCGGCATCACTTGTCAGGCCGTCACCGCCCTTGACCCAGCTCCAAGGCGACGACCGAGGCGTCGTACTTGGAGCAATTGatggcggcgcggtcgagccTTCTTTTGAGAAGGCTCCAAAGTAAGATTCGGGCGACAGTAGAAGAGCACCAGGTTGGTACGGGATAATCGGGGCATATTGTGACCGGTAGGTGCACCACACTCTTGACCTAAAGTCGTCGTAGACTGAAACGTtagcgctcgccgcgctcgccatcacgCCATGGACTTACATTGTTCCGGCCATTTGAGCGGCTCCTTGCTTGACTTGCCATTCCGGCCGGGCACGGCCGTTGATGGCGGGGTCGATGGGGGGTTGTCAAACTGCGATACGAGGTTTGCACTggagggcgagaagaagTTGGCAAACGACTTGCTCGTTGGAGGTGAAGGATGAGTGCCGCTTCCTTCCTTGATCCTGGTCGTCCACGACGGCGGTGTACCGGTCGGATCTCCAGTGAAGAACGGGTTGTGGTCGTCCAAGCTTGGGGTCCAGCCGGGGTGAGCCACGCCCATGACCCACATGGTCTCCTCGCACTTGTCCGGCTGagcgtccgagtcgaggagATACCTCACCCCTCCCACTGCCTTCTGGCGCGCAGCATTGAGAAGCgatgccgcggccgaggaggggcCCTTACGAAGGGGAGAGGGCGGGTGCTGCGACACATCCTGCTGGACTGGGGAACCGCTGGGCTCCCCCGTTGGCAATAAGTTGGACCACCACGACGTCACGCGACCGGGCAGCGATGCCTCTTGTCTTGGATGCGTCGGgggcgcgctgccgccgttgcgGCTCATCGAGGGCACCGACGTGCTGAGATGGTGGCTGCTCTCGCGAGAGCGGGGCTGCGGTTGAGGAACGTGCGCCGAATCGTCCTGGGATGAAGACGTGCGGCGGAGGGGGAAGGCTGGTGGGGGGTGCCACGATGAGGGCTGCTGACTCGACGAGTCCTGCGATCCGCGATGGGGAGGCGACCCTCTTCCGTTGCTGTTGGTCCGCGAGATGTTCCAGTGGTGCTTCGCCGACCTAGGGCCACTGTCACCCGAGGCCGTGGACGAGAAGGAAGACTGGCGGacgcccgcgcccggcgGCATGCCCAGCGTGCTGCTCGAtgtctgctgctgcgtctGTGCAGCTGAAGACGCCGATTGCTCGTCGTGGTGACCGTTTGCGCTCCTGCCAAAGAGACGAGAAGTCTTCTTCGCCAGCGCTCGGCCCTTGCTCATGCGCTTTTCCGTGCGGTCAATGGGTGCCGAGCCCGTATTGTCCGAGTCGCCCAGGGAGAGGGCATCGACCGATCGCCCAAGAGTAGAGGCCTCGCGACCCACAGACACGCCCGCGTTCACATGGCCGTTACTCGACGTGCCTTCGAGGAgccactcgtcgtcctcttcctcgtcgagtGTGGGCGTAGGGGTGCTGCGCCCGCTACCGCGATTCTTGGTGGGGAGGAAGGCGCGAAACTTTCTTCCCTTTGGAGGGTGGCCCGAGGACGTCGTTGCGATGGGCTGCGACGTTGATGGCGGCTGCGGGTGCGCCAACTGGTCCCCAGGGCCGAGGGGAAGCTCGGTCGagacgagctcgggcgccTGCACTGGCTGGTGACCCGTGGTGCCCATGATGGTCTGGTAAAGGTCAGCCAAGGAAGGAGCGGGCAACGTCAACAAATTGCCGGTTTGCCACCACGAGGCGATGGGAGGGGGCTGACCAAGTGCCTCCCCCGCGCCTTGCATCAAGCTACTCACGAGGATGCTCTGGCAAGAGCTACACGCGACTGGTTGCTAGCAACCGGCTGCGCAGCCTAGGTTATccacaacggcggcggcgacagtgTTGATGCGAAGATACACACCTGCCCCAGGTCcgagcggcgacgcgtcaaacaggctggctggttgtGGGTGTGTTGTGTttcggcgccagcggcgggcggggagaACAAGGCACGGTAGGCAAAGCTGAAGGAGTAGCTTTGTGCAGTGCTGAGTGTGTTTAACAGGGGCCTTGAAGGAGTTGGAAGGATAATTAGACACGAGATTGGATTGAATGCTGCTGGTGAGATGggcgctgggctggctggcttgctTGGTCGTTGgttgttggcggcgaggacgatgacgctgagcgtgtgcgcgcgcgcggtggcgacggcggcaagtcgTCGCTCACTCACAGTCAGGCGCGCGTGATTTACCAAAGGTGCATTCTGCGGGCCTAGATTCAGGGTGACTGGGTGGGAAGAAATACTCCCGCTATGGAGGTGCATGCCTAACTCGCGGTACGTCATGGCTGTCGTGCCTGAATGACAACTGATAAGTGGAGGGCGATGGTGATGGAGATTCTGTCCACCTCTGCTGCTGGCATCACCACtacaacaataacaacaacagcgATGGGCAGACAGGGCAAGGTGAGCTGTTGAGATGAGACGGAATCCAGCTCACACGCAGGGAGGCATCAGCTGGCCGATCCAAGAGGAGACATCGGACCCCGTGGCAAAGTTCTTCCAGCCCGGCTCGGTGTGTCCCTCCGTTCCCTGCAGCACCACTGACACCAGAAACTCTCCTGGCACTACAACTGGAACAAGAACTGGGACGTGCTTCTACCGCACACGACGCCGGGGCTGTccatcgacgccgactttGTGCCCATGATGTGAGCTGTCCACTTCCAGCGCCGCTGACGCAAGCTTTGCACCGGCATACCTCGACAACGAGTTCAAGCTGCAGGACGGGtggtcgctgctgctggggtaCAACGAGCCTGGTGGGTATGAGCGTTGCACAGTTCTGACGCAGACCACATCGACCCCGAGGTCGCAGTCCCCACTACACCGGCGAACGCAGCCCGCGCGtgggtcgagctcgccaagctgcggACCGATGGCAAGAAGCTCGTCTCGCCGGCTGTAGCGGGCAACATTGACTggctcaaggtgggtggactcggtgccgtcgtctGACCCACCAGGAGTGGTTCAGCCTCATTCCAGAGGACACGCGCCCCGACTACCTCGCGGTGCACGTTTACACGACGACGTTTGACGACTTCCGGCGCCAGGTCGAGAATTACCACGATACCTTCAACCTGCCCATCATCGTGACCGAGTTTGCCATGACGGTGGGTGCCACTCTGCGCGACGACTCTGACGAGGCAGAGCTTTGACCCAaacgtgccgccgcctcagAGCATGCAGCAGGTGCACGACTTTATGGGTAGGTGTCGGTCGGGGGAAAGGAACACTGACCATCCAGGTcagacgacggcgtggctcgacgagacggagTGGATCGAGTGGGTTGAGTTGCATGTGGCGGCCGACTGACTGTAGACGTTTTGCGTGGTTTGGCGCTGTGCGCAACGCGTACAACCTGCACGGGGTGCACGAGTTCAATCGGCTCATGGACGCGGACGGCGATCTGACAGCACTGTGAGTGGAGCGCTCGTTGTTCCGGGCTCATGTCTTCAGCGGGCATCAGTACGTCCACGGCGGGCATGGTTGAGGTGGAGATAGATGTACGACGCGTGCACTGGACCAGTCAGTACAACATCGGTCGGTACATGAGATTCGAAACACACGTACACTGCACAATAGCACAAGCCATGAGAACATGAGACAGGGGGATGTGCTTGCCCTCGTAACTCCAGGCTCGCTTCGTACAACAACAACTCCTCTGGCGCACGCACACCCAACGGCAAGAGAAGCTCCAAAACAAGACTGACAAGGATCTCGGAAACATTCCTCTCTCGCTTGCGCCAACCGAGCCGCATTGAGACGAGATGAACAAGTCAGGAGcaccgctgccaccgccaccaccaccaccaccactgagcaccacccaccaccgccgccggtcgGGGGCCGGTTGGTCAGTCAGTCGTCTCGTGCCCG
This window harbors:
- the asl1_2 gene encoding Alkali-sensitive linkage protein 1; amino-acid sequence: MGRQGKGGISWPIQEETSDPVAKFFQPGSKLSWHYNWNKNWDVLLPHTTPGLSIDADFVPMIFAPAYLDNEFKLQDGWSLLLGYNEPDHIDPEVAVPTTPANAARAWVELAKLRTDGKKLVSPAVAGNIDWLKEWFSLIPEDTRPDYLAVHVYTTTFDDFRRQVENYHDTFNLPIIVTEFAMTSFDPNVPPPQSMQQVHDFMGQTTAWLDETEWIERFAWFGAVRNAYNLHGVHEFNRLMDADGDLTALGHQYVHGGHG